One Burkholderia cepacia genomic window carries:
- a CDS encoding H-NS family nucleoid-associated regulatory protein yields MATYQELKAKAEALLVQAEEARQAELETVLEEVRARIQEYGLTPEQLFGRKRARGANGRQPATAKYQDPKTGKTWSGRGREPSWIKGKKRDRFLIAE; encoded by the coding sequence ATGGCCACCTATCAAGAGTTGAAAGCCAAGGCTGAAGCACTGCTCGTGCAAGCAGAAGAAGCCAGGCAGGCCGAACTAGAGACCGTGCTCGAAGAAGTTCGTGCGCGCATTCAAGAGTATGGCCTCACGCCGGAACAGCTCTTCGGCCGTAAGCGCGCACGTGGCGCGAATGGCCGTCAACCTGCGACGGCGAAGTATCAGGATCCGAAAACGGGCAAAACGTGGAGCGGGCGTGGCCGCGAACCGTCATGGATCAAGGGTAAGAAACGTGATCGCTTCTTGATCGCCGAATGA
- a CDS encoding acyl-homoserine-lactone synthase: protein MPLIIAGRLSDLPLELRDGLGAFRYDVFVRRLRWPLPDVKENETIEWDHFDGETTIQIVELTSAGQTSEGQVCGCARLMPTIAPYLLRELLPRSSNLDFPSSPTVWELSRFASSGMQLFPYVMAVAASLGATRIIGAVTHAIARLYRRFGLDLQYIGPHPETATSPFVVCAIDLTPVAFASLGANIDSLRSSITWCRPLTQNAPASLGAAPRAARCAADVQSIPSRPGPSHCAEIGALDSQGRD from the coding sequence ATGCCACTTATTATCGCGGGTAGGTTGAGCGACCTGCCGCTTGAACTTCGTGATGGACTTGGCGCGTTCCGGTACGACGTGTTCGTGCGCCGCCTCCGCTGGCCGCTACCCGATGTCAAGGAAAATGAAACCATAGAATGGGATCACTTCGACGGTGAAACCACCATCCAGATTGTTGAACTCACTTCCGCAGGGCAGACTTCCGAAGGGCAGGTATGTGGTTGTGCACGTCTGATGCCAACTATTGCCCCGTACCTGTTGCGAGAACTACTTCCTCGATCGTCGAACCTCGACTTTCCCTCCTCACCCACCGTATGGGAGCTCTCGCGGTTCGCCAGCTCGGGCATGCAACTCTTTCCTTATGTCATGGCCGTCGCGGCATCGCTCGGCGCGACCCGCATCATTGGTGCCGTCACCCACGCCATCGCACGACTGTATCGCCGCTTTGGCCTTGATCTGCAATATATTGGACCGCATCCGGAGACCGCTACCTCTCCGTTCGTGGTCTGCGCGATTGATCTGACGCCCGTCGCGTTCGCCAGCCTTGGAGCGAACATCGACAGCCTCCGATCGTCAATCACGTGGTGTCGACCGCTCACGCAGAATGCTCCTGCCTCGCTGGGGGCAGCGCCACGTGCCGCGCGTTGTGCGGCAGATGTGCAATCGATCCCGTCCCGGCCGGGACCATCACACTGCGCCGAGATTGGTGCGCTCGACAGTCAAGGCCGCGACTGA
- a CDS encoding LuxR family transcriptional regulator, whose translation MPQGLIKVEAMRMRFRHRTNKKLFKPPPWNVTLADRMSPLLSLFTNANDISSLSDLLGNAVLPLGFPCYAVTRISLTCIHSRPSMSMEAICSHYPNNWVQHYLQHDYGLVDPVHRVAFTASGPYRWGDITDLNPTERHVLAEACDAGLKNGLSIPIREVGGSVLLINLSGPSSRINAETSRRFASVISNLFRLELDRLAPPHPKAFVELSPRQRECLSWVARGKTSADICMILEISRHTVEYHITEAMKILNVNSRIAAAVIASNYGLLD comes from the coding sequence ATGCCACAAGGCTTAATTAAGGTAGAAGCCATGAGAATGCGATTTCGGCATCGTACGAACAAAAAATTGTTCAAGCCGCCACCATGGAATGTCACATTAGCCGACCGAATGTCGCCACTTCTGTCACTCTTTACCAACGCAAATGATATTTCTTCGCTTTCTGATTTGCTTGGCAATGCGGTACTTCCATTAGGTTTTCCATGTTACGCCGTCACCCGGATCTCCCTGACTTGCATCCACTCTCGACCGAGCATGTCTATGGAGGCAATCTGCTCGCATTATCCCAATAATTGGGTGCAGCACTATCTACAGCACGACTATGGCCTCGTCGATCCCGTACATCGAGTGGCTTTTACTGCCTCCGGACCTTATCGCTGGGGTGATATTACCGATTTGAATCCCACAGAGCGACATGTGCTGGCGGAAGCATGCGACGCCGGACTCAAAAACGGCCTGAGCATCCCAATTCGCGAGGTCGGGGGCAGTGTTTTGCTCATCAATCTATCAGGGCCGTCATCCCGTATCAACGCAGAGACGAGCCGGCGGTTCGCGAGCGTAATCAGCAACCTATTTCGTCTAGAGTTGGACCGGCTCGCGCCTCCCCATCCGAAGGCATTCGTTGAACTTTCTCCGCGCCAGCGTGAATGTCTTTCATGGGTCGCACGAGGAAAAACGTCGGCGGATATCTGCATGATTCTCGAAATATCCCGACATACCGTCGAATATCATATCACTGAAGCAATGAAGATCTTGAATGTGAATAGCAGGATAGCAGCCGCCGTTATTGCCTCCAATTACGGCCTACTTGATTAG